From a single Staphylococcus epidermidis genomic region:
- the pfkB gene encoding 1-phosphofructokinase, which translates to MIYTVTFNPSIDYIIFTDGFEISGLNRAKATYKFAGGKGINVSRVLKTLDVDSTALGFSGGFPGDFIAQTLEDSNIQSDFVQVDEDTRINVKLKSGQETEINAPGPKVTHAQFEQLLSQIRRTTNDDIVIVAGSVPNSIPSDAYAQIAQITEKTGAQLVVDAEKDLVETVLPYRPLFIKPNKDELEVMFNTTVKSDEDVIKYGKEILKKGAQSVIISLGGDGAIYVDQHQSIKAVNPQGHVVNTVGSGDSTVAGMVAGLSMGLNIDEAFQQAVASGTATAFSEDLATRDAIENIKSQVTISVLDGE; encoded by the coding sequence ATGATATATACAGTTACCTTCAATCCTTCAATCGATTACATCATTTTTACTGATGGATTTGAAATATCAGGATTAAACCGGGCAAAAGCAACGTATAAATTTGCAGGAGGTAAGGGAATCAATGTATCAAGAGTACTTAAAACTTTAGATGTTGATTCTACAGCCTTAGGATTTTCAGGAGGTTTCCCTGGAGATTTTATTGCTCAAACACTTGAGGACAGTAATATCCAATCAGATTTTGTTCAAGTAGATGAGGATACGCGTATTAATGTAAAACTAAAATCAGGTCAAGAAACAGAAATCAATGCACCCGGACCTAAAGTGACACACGCGCAATTTGAACAACTTTTATCTCAAATACGTCGTACTACAAACGACGATATTGTTATTGTAGCTGGAAGTGTACCGAACAGTATTCCAAGTGATGCTTATGCACAAATAGCACAAATCACTGAAAAAACTGGTGCGCAACTAGTTGTTGATGCAGAAAAAGATCTTGTTGAAACAGTATTACCATATCGACCATTATTTATTAAACCAAACAAAGATGAATTAGAAGTAATGTTTAACACTACAGTCAAGAGTGATGAAGATGTTATAAAATATGGTAAAGAAATTTTGAAAAAAGGGGCACAATCAGTCATCATTTCACTTGGTGGCGATGGTGCAATATATGTTGATCAACATCAAAGCATTAAAGCTGTGAATCCACAAGGACATGTAGTTAATACAGTAGGATCTGGTGATAGTACAGTGGCAGGTATGGTAGCAGGGTTGTCCATGGGTCTTAATATAGATGAAGCTTTTCAACAGGCCGTAGCTTCAGGAACAGCGACTGCTTTTTCAGAAGATTTAGCGACAAGAGATGCTATAGAAAATATTAAATCTCAAGTGACAATTTCTGTACTTGATGGGGAGTGA
- a CDS encoding DeoR/GlpR family DNA-binding transcription regulator produces the protein MISEKRQNLILQELTQKDFLTLQDLVDRTGCSASTIRRDLSKLQNMGKLQRVHGGATIHQNRVKEPKLSEKRTQNLREKQEIAKRAACDIQDHECIFLDAGSSTFELIQYIEAKDITVVTNGMTHVEELLKHGIKTLMVGGQVKPTTMATVGANALETLRRYCFDRAFIGMNGIDVKYGLTTPDEQEALIKETAMKLSNHKYVLVDQSKFNQIYFARVPILDGLSIITSQKAMQSKMTEAYMNEFNFIGGKS, from the coding sequence GTGATATCAGAAAAACGACAGAATTTAATTTTACAAGAATTAACTCAAAAGGACTTTTTAACACTTCAAGATTTAGTTGATAGAACAGGATGTAGTGCATCAACTATACGAAGAGATTTATCTAAGTTGCAGAATATGGGTAAATTACAACGAGTACATGGTGGTGCTACAATTCATCAAAATCGAGTTAAGGAACCTAAGTTATCTGAAAAAAGAACTCAGAATTTACGTGAAAAACAAGAAATCGCTAAACGTGCTGCATGTGATATCCAAGATCATGAATGTATATTTCTAGATGCGGGTTCCTCAACTTTTGAGTTAATTCAATATATTGAGGCAAAAGATATTACTGTTGTAACAAACGGAATGACACATGTTGAAGAACTATTAAAGCACGGTATTAAAACTTTAATGGTTGGTGGCCAAGTTAAACCTACGACAATGGCTACAGTTGGTGCTAACGCGTTAGAAACATTAAGACGTTATTGTTTTGATCGTGCTTTTATAGGAATGAACGGTATTGATGTGAAATATGGATTAACAACCCCTGATGAACAAGAAGCTTTGATTAAAGAAACAGCTATGAAACTATCAAATCACAAATATGTGCTTGTCGATCAATCAAAGTTTAATCAAATTTATTTTGCAAGAGTTCCAATTTTAGATGGACTTAGCATCATAACTTCGCAAAAAGCAATGCAAAGCAAGATGACTGAAGCTTACATGAATGAATTTAATTTTATAGGAGGGAAATCATGA
- the ybaK gene encoding Cys-tRNA(Pro) deacylase, whose amino-acid sequence MSKTKKTNAMRILDRAKINYQMNTYEVTDKHQHGEEIAQLVGAKIEEVFKTLVLENSNHEHYVFVIPVNETLDMKKAAHVVNEKKLNLMPLDQLKQVTGYVRGGCSPIGMKHSFKTTIDASAKNLEKVYISGGQRGMQIIIHVNDLIDMTKAQVESITQN is encoded by the coding sequence ATGTCTAAAACTAAAAAAACAAATGCAATGCGGATTTTAGATAGAGCTAAAATTAATTATCAAATGAATACTTACGAAGTTACTGACAAGCATCAACATGGAGAAGAGATTGCACAACTCGTAGGTGCTAAAATAGAAGAAGTCTTTAAAACACTTGTACTAGAGAATTCCAATCATGAACACTATGTTTTTGTCATTCCAGTTAATGAAACCTTAGATATGAAGAAGGCGGCTCATGTTGTTAATGAAAAGAAATTGAATTTAATGCCTCTCGATCAATTAAAACAAGTAACAGGGTATGTTAGAGGAGGATGTTCACCTATCGGTATGAAACATTCCTTTAAAACGACGATTGATGCTTCCGCTAAAAATTTAGAAAAAGTTTATATTAGCGGAGGTCAAAGAGGAATGCAAATTATCATTCATGTGAATGATTTAATTGACATGACAAAGGCTCAGGTAGAATCTATTACACAGAATTAA
- the norA gene encoding multidrug efflux MFS transporter NorA has product MKKQLFILYFNIFLIFLGIGLVIPVLPVYLKDLGLKGSDLGMLVAAFALSQMIISPFGGTLADKLGKKLIICIGLVFFAVSEFMFAAGQSFTILIISRVLGGFSAGMVMPGVTGMIADISPGADKAKNFGYMSAIINSGFILGPGFGGFLAEISHRLPFYVAGTLGVVAFIMSVLLIHNPQKATTDGFHQYQPELFTKINWKVFITPVILTLVLAFGLSAFETLFSLYTADKVNYTPKDISIAIIGGGVFGALFQVFFFDKFMKYMSELNFIAWSLLYSAIVLVMLVLANGYWTIMIISFVVFIGFDMIRPALTNYFSNIAGKRQGFAGGLNSTFTSMGNFIGPLVAGALFDVNLEFPLYMAIAVSLSGIIIIFIEKGLKSRRKEAN; this is encoded by the coding sequence ATGAAAAAACAATTATTCATTCTTTATTTTAATATATTTCTTATATTTTTAGGGATTGGATTAGTTATTCCTGTACTTCCTGTATATTTGAAGGATTTAGGATTAAAAGGTAGTGACTTAGGAATGCTAGTTGCTGCTTTTGCATTATCACAAATGATTATTTCACCATTTGGTGGGACACTAGCTGATAAATTGGGTAAAAAATTAATTATATGTATCGGTTTAGTATTCTTTGCTGTCTCTGAATTTATGTTCGCAGCCGGTCAAAGTTTTACCATTTTAATCATTTCACGTGTTTTAGGTGGCTTTAGTGCAGGCATGGTCATGCCTGGTGTAACAGGTATGATTGCAGATATTTCTCCAGGAGCTGATAAAGCTAAAAACTTTGGTTACATGTCGGCAATTATTAATTCAGGTTTTATATTAGGACCTGGATTTGGAGGCTTTTTAGCTGAAATTTCACATAGATTACCTTTCTATGTTGCTGGAACATTAGGTGTTGTTGCATTCATTATGTCAGTTTTATTAATTCATAATCCTCAAAAAGCAACTACAGATGGATTCCACCAATATCAACCTGAATTATTCACTAAAATTAATTGGAAAGTATTTATTACTCCAGTCATATTAACACTTGTATTAGCATTTGGTTTATCTGCTTTTGAAACATTATTTTCTTTATATACAGCTGACAAAGTAAATTATACTCCTAAAGATATTTCGATAGCTATTATCGGTGGAGGCGTGTTTGGCGCATTATTCCAAGTATTCTTCTTTGATAAATTTATGAAATATATGAGTGAACTTAATTTTATTGCATGGTCATTACTATATTCAGCCATTGTTCTCGTTATGTTAGTGCTTGCAAACGGTTATTGGACGATTATGATTATTAGCTTTGTTGTTTTTATAGGTTTTGATATGATTAGACCAGCTTTAACCAATTACTTCTCGAATATAGCAGGCAAACGGCAAGGTTTTGCAGGTGGATTGAATTCAACTTTTACCAGTATGGGTAACTTTATAGGTCCTCTTGTAGCTGGTGCATTATTCGATGTTAATTTAGAGTTTCCTTTATATATGGCTATTGCGGTTTCATTAAGTGGAATTATCATTATTTTTATTGAAAAAGGACTTAAGTCACGCCGTAAAGAAGCAAATTAA
- a CDS encoding DUF1361 domain-containing protein has product MQSRYFARIYFIILFVISMTESHIFNFMTLNLFLAYVPFELCLLLKLFKPVKAFEWPLFIVFGLIFLLLVPNTFYMITDLIHLNQFQFNFLAGLNITEWIYFTYLILGVLLAIYLTILIFLEIAHFTSYVWLNRLLIVILMFLNGLGIYIGRFLRLHTVYLLNAPLKIVKEVFLIIDVKALLFVVLMVLIQATVILFIKGVRLYQ; this is encoded by the coding sequence ATGCAATCTCGTTACTTTGCAAGAATATACTTTATTATCTTATTTGTTATATCTATGACTGAATCACATATTTTTAACTTTATGACGTTAAATTTATTTTTAGCATACGTGCCATTTGAACTTTGTCTACTTTTAAAATTGTTCAAACCAGTCAAAGCTTTTGAATGGCCCTTATTTATTGTTTTCGGACTCATATTTCTATTATTAGTTCCAAACACATTTTATATGATTACCGATCTCATACACTTAAACCAATTTCAATTTAACTTTTTAGCTGGATTAAACATCACAGAATGGATTTATTTCACCTATTTAATACTTGGCGTACTCTTAGCAATATACCTCACAATTCTTATATTTTTAGAAATTGCACATTTTACGTCTTATGTATGGTTAAATCGACTATTGATAGTTATATTAATGTTCTTAAATGGATTAGGTATTTACATCGGTCGATTCTTAAGATTACATACTGTCTATTTATTAAATGCACCTTTAAAAATTGTGAAAGAGGTTTTTTTAATCATAGATGTTAAAGCGTTACTATTTGTCGTTTTAATGGTGCTCATACAAGCAACAGTCATATTGTTTATTAAAGGGGTGAGATTATACCAATGA
- a CDS encoding cryptochrome/photolyase family protein translates to MAIGVILNRVFRLNNNPLFDYIYSNKESINHCYFIIPTEEFEEEAKKKAQYYYGSIQKFMYELQRYDIEPFLMSYDKLIDFCKKQAIDKVVVAGDIMSYHHEEYDILHQRKRFKQANIQVISLRANHYFNPRKTHNKQGEPYKVFTSFYRKWRPYLMIRDEYDYHLEDISKVVVKSQHKIKEDYHSYGISERDVQNRWSEFLSQDIENYKENREYLPEVLTSQLSIYLAYGMIDIIQVFNDLLQNYDKNEQNYETFIRELIFREFYYVLMTNYPETAHVAFKEKYQQLKWSYNEENFKLWKDGNTGFPIIDAAMEELKTTGFMHNRMRMVVSQFLTKDLFIDWIWGESFFKQKLIDYDAASNVHGWQWSASTGTDAVPYFRMFNPIRQSERFDNNARYIKTYIPRLNQVDAKYLHDTHKFEQQIKGQGVEIGKDYPKQMIDHKESRQRVMSEFKALD, encoded by the coding sequence ATGGCTATAGGTGTCATATTAAATAGAGTTTTTAGGCTAAATAATAATCCATTATTTGATTATATATATAGTAATAAAGAATCTATAAATCATTGTTATTTTATTATTCCAACTGAAGAGTTTGAAGAAGAAGCAAAAAAGAAAGCACAATACTATTATGGGTCCATACAGAAGTTTATGTATGAACTACAACGATATGATATAGAACCCTTTTTGATGTCTTATGATAAATTAATAGACTTTTGTAAAAAACAAGCTATAGACAAAGTTGTTGTTGCAGGTGATATTATGAGTTATCATCACGAAGAATATGACATTTTACATCAAAGGAAACGATTTAAACAAGCTAATATTCAAGTAATATCATTAAGAGCAAATCATTATTTTAACCCCCGCAAAACACATAATAAACAAGGGGAACCATATAAAGTATTTACCAGTTTTTATAGAAAATGGCGTCCTTACTTAATGATTAGAGATGAATATGACTATCATTTAGAAGATATTTCAAAGGTTGTAGTGAAATCTCAACATAAAATTAAAGAAGATTATCATTCATATGGTATAAGTGAACGTGATGTTCAAAATCGTTGGTCTGAATTTTTATCTCAAGATATCGAAAATTATAAAGAAAACAGGGAATACTTGCCTGAAGTATTAACAAGCCAACTAAGTATTTACTTAGCTTATGGAATGATAGATATTATACAAGTTTTCAACGATTTACTTCAAAATTATGATAAAAATGAACAAAATTACGAAACTTTTATACGTGAATTGATTTTTAGAGAGTTTTATTATGTATTAATGACCAATTATCCCGAAACAGCTCATGTTGCTTTTAAAGAAAAATACCAACAATTGAAATGGTCTTATAATGAAGAGAATTTTAAACTGTGGAAAGATGGGAATACTGGTTTTCCAATTATTGATGCAGCAATGGAGGAACTTAAAACAACTGGATTTATGCATAATCGCATGAGAATGGTAGTTTCTCAATTTTTAACTAAAGATTTGTTTATTGACTGGATTTGGGGTGAGTCATTTTTCAAACAAAAATTAATAGATTATGATGCAGCTTCAAATGTTCACGGATGGCAGTGGTCAGCTTCTACTGGAACAGATGCTGTACCATACTTTAGAATGTTTAATCCTATAAGACAAAGCGAGCGTTTTGATAATAATGCACGATATATAAAAACTTACATTCCAAGATTAAATCAGGTAGATGCTAAGTATTTACACGATACTCATAAATTCGAGCAACAAATAAAGGGGCAAGGTGTTGAAATAGGTAAAGACTATCCTAAACAAATGATTGATCACAAAGAAAGTAGACAACGTGTAATGTCAGAATTCAAAGCATTAGATTAA
- a CDS encoding SLC13 family permease, giving the protein MAKGDQYQAHTEKYHDKKSKKSYKPVWIIISFIILITILLLPTPAGLPVMAKAALAILAFAVVMWVTEAVTYPVSATLILGLMILLLGLSPVQDLSEKLGNPKSGDIILKGSDILGTNNALSHAFSGFSTSAVALVAAALFLAVAMQETNLHKRLALFVLSIVGNKTRNIVIGAILVSIVLAFFVPSATARAGAVVPILLGMIAAFNVSKDSRLASLLIITAVQAVSIWNIGIKTAAAQNIVAINFINQNLGHDVSWGEWFLYAAPWSIIMSIALYFIMIKFMPPEHDAIEGGKELIKKELNKLGPVSHREWRLIVISVLLLFFWSTEKVLHPIDSASITLVALGIMLMPKIGVITWKGVEKKIPWGTIIVFGVGISLGNVLLKTGAAQWLSDQTFGLMGLKHLPIIATIALITLFNILIHLGFASATSLASALIPVFISLTSTLNLGDHAIGFVLIQQFVISFGFLLPVSAPQNMLAYGTGTFTVKDFLKTGIPLTIVGYILVIVFSLTYWKWLGLV; this is encoded by the coding sequence ATGGCTAAAGGGGACCAATATCAAGCTCATACTGAAAAATATCATGATAAAAAGTCTAAAAAAAGTTATAAACCTGTGTGGATTATCATTAGTTTTATTATTTTAATTACAATCTTGTTATTACCCACACCAGCAGGATTACCTGTAATGGCTAAAGCAGCACTAGCTATTTTAGCTTTCGCTGTAGTTATGTGGGTTACAGAAGCAGTTACTTATCCAGTTTCTGCAACATTAATTTTAGGATTAATGATACTTTTACTAGGTTTAAGTCCAGTTCAAGATTTATCCGAAAAACTTGGAAACCCTAAAAGTGGCGACATAATACTAAAAGGTAGCGATATTTTAGGAACGAATAACGCGCTTAGTCACGCTTTTAGTGGTTTTTCAACCTCAGCCGTAGCACTTGTAGCTGCAGCATTATTTTTAGCAGTAGCTATGCAGGAAACCAATTTACATAAACGACTTGCATTATTTGTGCTATCAATTGTTGGAAATAAAACTAGAAATATAGTCATTGGTGCTATTTTAGTATCTATTGTTCTAGCATTCTTTGTACCATCAGCTACAGCACGTGCTGGTGCAGTTGTCCCAATATTACTGGGAATGATTGCTGCATTTAATGTGAGTAAGGATAGTAGACTTGCTTCATTATTAATTATTACTGCTGTACAAGCAGTTTCGATATGGAATATAGGTATTAAAACGGCTGCAGCACAAAATATTGTAGCCATCAATTTTATTAACCAAAATTTAGGACATGATGTATCATGGGGAGAGTGGTTTTTATATGCTGCGCCGTGGTCAATCATTATGTCTATAGCTCTTTATTTTATAATGATTAAGTTTATGCCACCTGAACATGATGCAATTGAAGGTGGAAAAGAGTTAATTAAAAAGGAACTTAATAAATTAGGACCAGTCAGTCATAGAGAATGGCGACTAATTGTGATTTCAGTGCTTTTATTATTCTTCTGGTCGACTGAGAAAGTATTGCATCCGATTGATTCAGCTTCGATTACACTAGTTGCTCTAGGTATTATGCTAATGCCAAAGATTGGTGTTATTACTTGGAAAGGTGTTGAAAAGAAGATTCCTTGGGGGACGATTATAGTATTTGGTGTAGGAATCTCACTTGGTAATGTATTACTTAAAACAGGAGCCGCTCAATGGTTAAGTGATCAAACATTTGGTTTGATGGGTCTTAAACATTTACCGATCATAGCAACTATTGCGTTAATTACCTTATTTAATATATTAATACATTTAGGTTTTGCAAGTGCAACGAGCTTAGCCTCTGCGTTAATACCTGTGTTTATTTCTTTGACTTCAACGCTAAATTTAGGTGATCATGCTATTGGTTTTGTATTAATACAACAATTTGTGATTAGTTTTGGTTTCCTACTACCTGTCAGTGCACCACAAAATATGCTTGCATATGGTACTGGGACTTTTACCGTAAAGGATTTTTTAAAGACAGGTATACCTTTAACGATAGTAGGTTATATTTTAGTTATCGTATTTAGTTTAACGTATTGGAAATGGCTTGGTTTAGTGTAA
- the mdh gene encoding malate dehydrogenase encodes MVNRRKISIIGAGHTGGTLAFILAQKELGDIVLIERQQSEGMAKGKALDILESGPIWGFDTSVHGSVNIEDIKDSDIVVMTAGIPRKSGMTREELVQTNEQIVRETALQIATYAPHSIIIVLTNPVDVMTYTAFKASGFPKERIIGQSGILDAARYRTFIAQELNVSVKDVNGFVLGGHGDTMLPLINNTHINGIPVKHLISEEKIDQIVERTRKGGAEIVALLGQGSAYYAPATAIYETIDAIFNDRKRLLPSIAYLEGEYGCSDICFGVPTIIGYQGIEKIIEVDMNNDEYQQLQHSAQAVSEVKNSLKFK; translated from the coding sequence ATGGTCAATAGAAGAAAGATATCAATTATTGGCGCGGGACATACAGGTGGGACTCTAGCATTCATTCTTGCACAAAAGGAATTAGGAGATATTGTGTTGATTGAACGCCAGCAATCAGAGGGTATGGCTAAAGGAAAGGCGTTAGATATTTTAGAAAGCGGACCCATTTGGGGGTTTGACACATCTGTACATGGTTCAGTAAATATAGAAGATATTAAAGATTCAGACATAGTGGTGATGACTGCAGGTATACCTAGGAAATCAGGAATGACAAGAGAAGAATTAGTTCAAACTAATGAACAAATAGTACGAGAAACTGCATTACAAATTGCAACGTATGCACCTCATTCAATAATTATTGTATTGACTAATCCGGTTGATGTTATGACATATACTGCATTTAAAGCATCAGGTTTTCCTAAAGAACGTATTATTGGTCAATCTGGAATTTTAGACGCTGCAAGATATCGAACTTTTATTGCTCAAGAACTTAACGTGTCTGTCAAAGATGTAAATGGGTTTGTTTTAGGTGGACATGGTGATACGATGTTACCTTTGATTAATAACACACACATTAATGGGATTCCAGTTAAGCATCTTATTTCTGAAGAAAAGATTGATCAAATTGTTGAACGTACACGTAAGGGTGGTGCAGAAATTGTTGCATTACTAGGTCAAGGCTCAGCATATTATGCACCAGCAACTGCTATATATGAAACTATAGATGCAATTTTTAATGATCGGAAACGGTTATTACCAAGTATTGCTTATCTAGAGGGAGAATACGGTTGTTCAGATATTTGTTTCGGAGTTCCTACTATAATAGGATATCAAGGAATAGAAAAGATTATAGAGGTAGATATGAATAATGATGAGTATCAACAACTACAACACTCTGCGCAAGCTGTGAGTGAAGTCAAAAACTCACTAAAATTCAAATAA
- a CDS encoding CobW family GTP-binding protein produces MKNNKNEKLKITIVSGFLGSGKTTFLTHYINELLKIDEKITVIMNEFGSFDVDGNHLSELVKVYPLLNGCVCCDMKSDLVQQIEMLSHNHETDHIIIEATGIAHPIELIMACQDPRIVQFVERPHVVSIVDALRFLQRQQYTDSTKRLMEEQLEVSDVLVVNKLDLISVEDRDALKNQLNEVNKYSSKIYTTYGQVNIEELSQFRDQLVMTHTHSHHHGINSMQYTFTTAIDRQLFYQFILRMPDNVLRLKGYVQFKDEPNVTYEFQYSFGMPDYEVINGDYPLTIVLIGEQLDVNRLKNKLDVLQFS; encoded by the coding sequence ATGAAAAATAATAAAAATGAAAAGTTGAAAATCACAATCGTTAGCGGTTTCTTAGGCAGTGGTAAAACTACGTTCCTGACACATTATATTAATGAATTATTAAAAATTGATGAGAAAATAACAGTAATTATGAACGAATTTGGATCATTTGATGTAGATGGTAACCATTTGAGTGAATTAGTCAAAGTGTATCCATTGTTGAACGGTTGTGTTTGTTGTGATATGAAATCAGATTTAGTTCAACAAATTGAGATGCTCAGTCACAACCATGAAACGGACCATATTATAATAGAAGCAACTGGTATCGCGCATCCTATTGAATTGATTATGGCGTGTCAAGATCCTCGCATAGTTCAGTTTGTTGAACGTCCCCACGTTGTTAGTATTGTTGATGCACTTCGCTTTTTACAAAGACAACAGTATACTGACTCCACAAAGCGTCTCATGGAAGAACAACTCGAGGTAAGCGATGTGCTCGTCGTTAATAAATTAGATTTAATATCTGTTGAAGACAGAGATGCTTTAAAGAACCAACTTAACGAAGTAAACAAATATAGTTCAAAAATATATACTACTTATGGACAAGTTAATATCGAGGAGTTGTCACAATTTCGTGATCAATTAGTAATGACACACACACATTCTCATCACCATGGTATAAATAGTATGCAATACACATTTACAACAGCTATTGACCGACAATTATTTTACCAATTTATTTTGCGTATGCCTGATAATGTTTTAAGATTAAAGGGATATGTACAATTTAAAGATGAACCCAATGTGACATATGAGTTTCAATATTCATTTGGTATGCCGGATTATGAAGTTATTAATGGGGATTATCCGTTAACAATAGTATTGATTGGTGAACAACTTGATGTTAACAGACTAAAAAATAAACTCGATGTTTTGCAATTCTCATAA
- the mgrA gene encoding HTH-type transcriptional regulator MgrA, giving the protein MSEQHNLKEQLCFSLYNAQRQVNRYYSNKVFKKYNLTYPQFLVLTILWDESPVNVKKVVTELALDTGTVSPLLKRMEQVDLIKRERSEVDQREVFIHLTDKSEMIRPELSNASEKVATASSLSKEEVKELNRLLGKVIDAFIETKEK; this is encoded by the coding sequence ATGTCTGAACAACATAATTTAAAAGAGCAGCTATGCTTTAGTTTGTACAATGCTCAAAGACAAGTTAATCGCTACTATTCTAACAAAGTCTTTAAAAAGTACAATCTAACATACCCACAATTTCTTGTTTTAACAATATTATGGGATGAATCACCTGTTAACGTCAAAAAGGTCGTTACAGAATTAGCACTTGATACTGGAACTGTATCGCCATTACTCAAGAGAATGGAACAAGTTGATTTAATCAAACGTGAACGTTCTGAAGTAGATCAACGTGAAGTATTTATTCACTTAACAGACAAAAGTGAAATGATTAGGCCCGAATTAAGCAACGCATCTGAGAAAGTTGCAACCGCTTCTTCTTTATCTAAAGAAGAGGTCAAAGAACTTAATCGCTTATTAGGTAAAGTCATCGATGCATTTATCGAAACAAAAGAAAAGTAA